The genomic segment TCCCCCTTCGCAGAATACTGCGGGCGTAAGCCCGCAGATGAATGCGAAGCTGGGGATCCGCCGAAGCTGCGATGCCAATACGGCGAATAGCCGTGTATATTGACAGCGCGTTTAGCGCAGGCGGATGCTTCGGGGGATTTCGCCGAAGAAAATGAAGATACCATGGCCGTAAGGCCATGGAGCTTCATTTTTGACGTTTCCAATAATCAAATGAAGCTCCATGGGCAAGCCCGTGTTATCTCAAAGATAACGGGATTCGCCCGCCGCTTGCACATGGAGCGTCCGCCGCGGCGGACCGCACCAAAGACCATTAATCTACGGTAAACCCGTGGTCTTCTGGTGCGCGGATAAATAAAAAAACCGCTTTTTTATTAACGGTCATTATATAATTTTCTTATCGATTAGTAAAACATTTAATCCAAAAAAGTATTTCTAATTTTACTAAATTTTATTAACTAGATGTTCATCCAATTCCAGACTTTGCTCTCTTCCTCTTGAAACCAATCATCCGTTCTGGTTAGATATGAGTATACGTTTACAACAGCCTCTAAATGTGTTTTTTCTTCTTTCATTAGGTTTTTGTAAAATTCTCTCTCGCTCCCCGTTTGAGAGCTTTCGTACAATTTAGCATATAAAGAATAACTTTCTTTTTCCAGTTTTATCGCTATTTTATATCCGGAAATATTTTCATTTCCTTTTTCCAGATGTTTTGCCCTGGATTTTAAAAAGAAGCCTTTCATTTCGCTTTCCACCGAAGGTAACGGCCTTGATCCAGCTATTCCTTTATATCCGTTATTTTGATCGATGTTATTAAATAATTCGTCAAC from the Elusimicrobiota bacterium genome contains:
- a CDS encoding ferritin family protein, which translates into the protein MRKKIKAEKQKKESRKMLNPLEFALSMEVKSVDMYLRLAIETKNPLGKKLFYSLAGEEIEHAKKVDELFNNIDQNNGYKGIAGSRPLPSVESEMKGFFLKSRAKHLEKGNENISGYKIAIKLEKESYSLYAKLYESSQTGSEREFYKNLMKEEKTHLEAVVNVYSYLTRTDDWFQEEESKVWNWMNI